GCCTCGGCCTGCTTGATGAAACCGATGATCTGCTCCTCGGTAAATCTGCTCTTTCTCATGTCCGTCATTCTCCAAGTTGACGGACTTCGCTGCCATTACGCTGGTACGGCTGGGAGGGGGCAGGTCATCTATATGTGCTTAATCAAGCAAAAGGATTGGTCCTATGAGAAGGAGTGGCGAATCATCGTCCCGCTGGGGCCTTCCTATGCCAACGCCGAGCAACCCATGCCGAAACCCAGCGCTGTAATTCTTGGCTCTATGACGGCTACTGATGACGAAGCTGTCATGAAGGAACTATGCAAAGCAATGGACATTCCACTGAGGCGGGTAGCCCAGAGACCGGGGGGATTTGAGTTGGAGCTTGTAAGTGAGAAGGGATAAGAAACGCGTGCATGAGAAGAAATCTGCCCGCGCAGTGGTTGTTTTGCCCTGAACCCGTATGTTACGCTATTCTTTAATGAATTTATTAAAGAGGTGCGCTATGAGCTTCTCTGCACAAGACATCGTTCCCATCAGCGAAGCCCGCGCTCGTCTGACCGAGCTGTCCGATGAAGTCGTCGCCGGGGCAGAAAAGATTCTGAC
Above is a genomic segment from Bordetella genomosp. 11 containing:
- a CDS encoding DUF2971 domain-containing protein, whose protein sequence is ASACLMKPMICSSVNLLFLMSVILQVDGLRCHYAGTAGRGQVIYMCLIKQKDWSYEKEWRIIVPLGPSYANAEQPMPKPSAVILGSMTATDDEAVMKELCKAMDIPLRRVAQRPGGFELELVSEKG